A region from the Dehalococcoides mccartyi CG5 genome encodes:
- a CDS encoding S8 family serine peptidase — translation MRYSIIAKGITPTQAEAEIRKLGITDFKPARLLGQFFCELSEEKIRALSAVSGIVLKPIKDYKAEQVLSEVAPVESLSDVFYLLRSYFNPPLTGTGLTVAVLDSGVRKTHQSLRSKVVYEANFTDSPTADDVFGHGTQVAFIIAGGMHAIGEKAGVSPSASIMNIKVINDDGIGSDEGIVMGIERVCGLAEQARKNGLWITDDLYPNIINLSLGGEDDGDADNPVRAACRKASTEYGLDVIAAAGNSGPKMTTVMLPACDPEVIAVGAVETNGELAIWEKSSRGPTVQGETKPDFVIWGTDLEMASHQKDDEYLVKSGTSFAAPMLSGLAGLLWESGRRAYGEAWVFSWREAKKLAPYFSTKPQDAPVNKDNVYGFGLPAMGSMLGQVSQTDSTAQQSTEVFPMFMMMAMMASMVGV, via the coding sequence ATGAGATATTCAATAATCGCGAAGGGAATAACCCCAACCCAGGCAGAGGCGGAGATCCGTAAACTGGGCATAACCGATTTCAAACCTGCCAGGCTGTTGGGGCAGTTCTTCTGCGAGCTTAGCGAAGAAAAAATCAGAGCTCTATCAGCCGTCTCAGGTATTGTCTTAAAGCCTATAAAAGACTATAAAGCCGAGCAGGTGCTGAGTGAAGTGGCACCGGTTGAGAGCCTTTCGGATGTATTTTATTTACTACGCTCTTACTTCAATCCGCCGCTAACTGGGACTGGTCTTACCGTAGCTGTGTTAGACAGCGGTGTCAGAAAAACCCATCAGTCTCTAAGAAGCAAAGTCGTCTACGAGGCTAATTTTACAGATTCGCCAACTGCCGATGATGTCTTCGGACATGGGACGCAGGTTGCCTTCATCATTGCCGGCGGTATGCATGCCATAGGTGAGAAAGCCGGTGTCTCTCCAAGCGCTTCCATCATGAATATCAAGGTAATCAATGACGATGGCATTGGCAGTGATGAAGGTATCGTCATGGGAATTGAGCGTGTTTGCGGGTTGGCCGAGCAAGCGAGAAAGAACGGGCTCTGGATAACCGATGATTTATATCCCAACATCATTAATCTCAGCTTGGGAGGTGAGGACGACGGTGATGCAGACAATCCGGTGAGAGCAGCCTGCCGCAAGGCTAGCACTGAATACGGTTTGGATGTTATTGCCGCTGCAGGAAACTCCGGTCCGAAAATGACTACGGTTATGCTCCCAGCCTGTGACCCAGAAGTCATCGCAGTCGGTGCAGTGGAAACCAACGGCGAATTGGCTATTTGGGAAAAATCATCCCGCGGACCAACGGTACAGGGTGAGACCAAACCCGATTTTGTTATCTGGGGCACTGACCTTGAAATGGCGAGTCATCAAAAAGACGACGAGTATCTTGTGAAGTCGGGCACCAGTTTTGCCGCTCCCATGCTGTCTGGGCTGGCCGGTCTACTTTGGGAGAGTGGAAGGCGGGCATACGGAGAAGCCTGGGTATTCAGCTGGCGAGAGGCCAAGAAACTGGCTCCCTATTTTTCAACCAAGCCGCAGGATGCTCCAGTCAATAAAGATAACGTCTATGGCTTCGGGCTTCCGGCGATGGGCTCGATGCTGGGACAGGTATCTCAAACCGATTCAACGGCGCAACAGAGTACAGAAGTATTTCCCATGTTCATGATGATGGCTATGATGGCGAGCATGGTAGGAGTGTAA